Proteins encoded together in one Musa acuminata AAA Group cultivar baxijiao chromosome BXJ3-6, Cavendish_Baxijiao_AAA, whole genome shotgun sequence window:
- the LOC135639666 gene encoding uncharacterized protein LOC135639666 yields MERSRNSQKLQYDLAETRNDGFGPANQTLKQSPLSSSHTNSRSAEFVASDSARHALNYSFQTGEEFSIEFMRDKAIPKRPYIPNPSRHQISSSNYVDLRRRRAISNAEPGSESDIPGLASENKAPSKKIEKKGFVETNDKSYLALTRTLSHAPAGNSSYRGFHPRYASSDPSPTGVKFLCSYGGKFLPRPSDGKLRYVGGATHILRINKSMSWEELMQRARRMYNQTFVIKCQLPGEDLDALISVHCSDDLQHMIDECTVLEDSEASQRPRMFLFSSDDSDIMHFTLGTMEGDSEAQYVAAINGLEASVDTSSLLGLQSMSAGDFKKHPEFKDYNKRHNAEGPYSAIHHHDTYQSDGNGIPTSASTIETYAKPLNKLLNAHWSGTEDFSVGISSQDQNEENREAKPIVKGLSQQIDPAKENQSGHRFSSPVQQHGVSLSYLQLETPCGTSASDFETSSRHWMEILETQVSLPPDTSVSAGKSSMPQEHVQPYTSAGEVTTECSDYKPKITALVSEDSHPRVSRVSFKDQMPINQEELLIKLSNFNDQIGSHKSELDQFSHKKQQLVGLLVPVPVEDLSSESDILSIAANPLRSNPTSTWNDVKEIERCETSVSVIQRNQVGIVSIAQTPENSNCPHEPMSGSKPLTEHCACNHEEAVVPSSSHLASSQTVNARNRTSELHRKVEKPERDYTPSSVADEKNTLKKSRIWNESDMSGSQESSSFDGKIFMPDICSQDPLVEGSEATKPNSPSSSIGSILKQKENPTLLSSKLCKEEITTTVRKLDTARKHADTHLGRDAGIASQGNSSLPTTEHNDPLNYTNSQFLPDLVSNSFSKVKTSEEPSNSTTSSKHNVIIGLDMPSGESQYSLLNLFNDEFSSKDVTFMNQKQVHEEHFLTEIEGSHSGQLHFAPLEDEVMFGQKNPQIDFDEVDSSLANVGENLRTALLEYEECVSDKKEVNEPGTDVSMEVPHLRNVQIIKDEDLEELRELGSGTYGTVYHGKWRGTDVAIKRIKNSYFTGQSSQTDKMILGFWREVGILSKLHHPNVVAFYGIVKYEPGGTLATVTEFMPHGSLKHVLRRKDKYLDFRKRLLIAMDAAIGMEYLHSKNIVHFDLKCDNLLVNLKDQSRPICKVCDFGLSKMKLHTMVSGGVRGTLPWMAPELLYTSGNKVSEKIDVYSFGIVMWEILTGEEPYADMHYGEVIGGLLHNTLRPPVPVSCNKDWRNLMELCWAADPEQRPTFTQIASCLYSMYKASQTRASS; encoded by the exons ATGGAACGCTCGAGGAACTCCCAAAAGCTCCAGTATGATTTAGCAGAAACTAGAAATGATGGCTTTGGCCCTGCAAACCAAACTCTTAAGCAATCTCCATTGAGCTCCAGTCACACCAATTCTAGATCTGCAGAATTTGTTGCATCGGATAGTGCTAGGCATGCCTTGAATTACTCATTTCAAACTGGTGAGGAGTTCTCCATTGAATTCATGCGAGATAAGGCAATTCCAAAGAGGCCTTATATTCCAAATCCTTCTCGACATCAAATCTCTAGCTCCAACTATGTGGACTTGAGAAGAAGACGGGCCATCTCTAATGCAGAACCTGGAAGTGAATCAGATATTCCAGGTCTTGCCTCTGAAAATAAAGCACCATCAAAAAAAATAGAGAAGAAAGGATTTGTTGAGACCAACGACAAAAGTTACCTTGCATTAACAAGGACACTGTCACATGCCCCAGCTGGTAACAGTAGTTATCGAGGATTTCATCCTCGGTATGCTTCATCAGATCCTTCACCAACAGGAGTGAAATTCCTATGCAGTTATGGTGGTAAATTCCTACCTCGACCGAGTGATGGAAAACTCAGATATGTGGGAGGTGCGACACACATCCTCCGAATTAACAAGTCCATGTCCTGGGAAGAGCTCATGCAAAGAGCAAGAAGAATGTACAACCAAACTTTTGTTATCAAGTGTCAATTGCCTGGGGAAGATCTGGATGCCTTAATTTCTGTGCACTGTAGTGATGATTTGCAGCATATGATTGATGAGTGCACTGTTTTAGAAGACAGTGAGGCATCACAAAGGCCTAGGATGTTTCTGTTCTCCTCAGATGACAGTGATATCATGCATTTCACTCTTGGCACCATGGAGGGGGATTCTGAAGCTCAATATGTTGCAGCTATCAATGGTTTAGAGGCATCTGTTGACACTTCAAGTCTTCTAGGTTTGCAAAGTATGTCAGCCGGTGACTTCAAAAAACACCCAGAATTTAAAGACTACAACAAAAGGCATAATGCTGAAGGTCCATACTCTGCCATCCATCATCATGACACGTACCAGAGTGATGGAAATGGGATTCCAACTTCTGCATCCACTATTGAAACTTATGCAAAGCCACTCAATAAACTTCTTAATGCTCACTGGAGTGGAACTGAAGATTTCTCTGTTGGCATCTCAAGTCAAGaccaaaatgaagaaaatagggaGGCAAAACCCATAGTAAAAGGCTTGAGCCAGCAAATAGATCCAGCAAAGGAAAATCAATCAGGACATAGATTTTCTTCCCCAGTGCAGCAGCATGGTGTTTCACTTTCATATTTGCAACTTGAAACACCCTGTGGAACTTCAGCCTCGGATTTTGAAACTTCTTCAAGGCATTGGATGGAGATTTTAGAAACTCAGGTGTCACTACCACCTGACACTAGTGTTAGTGCTGGCAAGAGTAGTATGCCTCAAGAACATGTCCAACCTTACACTTCTGCTGGAGAAGTTACCACTGAATGTTCTGATTATAAGCCTAAGATAACTGCCCTTGTCTCTGAAGATTCACATCCAAGGGTCTCAAGAGTATCTTTTAAGGATCAGATGCCAATAAATCAGGAAGAGTTATTAATTAAGTTATCAAACTTTAATGATCAAATTGGTTCTCACAAATCAGAACTTGATCAATTCTCCCATAAGAAGCAACAACTAGTTGGACTTTTAGTTCCTGTGCCCGTAGAAGACCTGTCTTCTGAATCTGATATCTTATCCATTGCAGCAAATCCACTGAGGTCTAATCCTACAAGTACTTGGAATGATGTGAAAGAAATCGAAAGATGTGAAACTTCAGTTTCAGTTATCCAAAGGAATCAAGTTGGCATCGTATCCATAGCACAGACACCAGAAAATTCCAATTGTCCTCATGAACCTATGAGTGGCAGTAAACCCTTGACAGAGCACTGTGCATGTAATCATGAAGAAGCTGTTGTCCCTTCATCATCTCACCTAGCGTCCAGCCAGACTGTCAATGCAAGAAATAGGACTTCTGAATTACACAGGAAGGTTGAGAAGCCTGAGAGGGACTACACTCCATCATCGGTGGCTGATGAGAAAAACACTTTAAAGAAGTCTAGGATCTGGAATGAATCTGATATGAGCGGAAGCCAAGAGAGTTCCAGTTTTGATGGTAAGATATTTATGCCTGATATTTGTTCCCAAGATCCTCTTGTTGAAGGATCAGAAGCCACAAAACCAAATTCTCCATCTTCAAGCATAGGAAGCATCCTGAAACAGAAGGAAAATCCAACACTTCTTTCTAGCAAGCTGTGCAAGGAGGAGATAACTACCACAGTTAGAAAGTTGGACACTGCAAGGAAACATGCTGATACTCATCTGGGCAGGGATGCAGGAATTGCTTCTCAAGGGAATAGTTCTCTTCCTACTACGGAACACAATGACCCTCTTAATTATACTAATTCTCAATTTCTTCCTGATCTAGTCTCCAATTCTTTTTCCAAGGTTAAAACTTCTGAGGAGCCTTCTAATTCAACAACCTCAAGTAAGCATAATGTCATAATCGGCTTGGATATGCCAAGTGGTGAAAGTCAGTATTCTCTTTTGAATTTGTTCAATGATGAGTTTTCAAGCAAAGATGTCACATTTATGAATCAAAAGCAAGTTCACGAGGAACATTTTCTTACTGAAATTGAAGGGTCGCATTCTGGTCAACTTCATTTTGCTCCTTTAGAAGATGAAGTCATGTTTGGCCAGAAGAATCctcaaattgattttgatgag GTAGACAGTTCCCTTGCAAATGTTGGAGAAAACTTAAGAACAGCACTCTTGGAGTATGAG GAATGTGTATCTGATAAGAAGGAAGTGAATGAGCCAGGAACTGATGTTTCTATGGAAGTTCCACATCTAAGAAACGTGCAG ATTATAAAGGATGAAGATCTTGAGGAGCTGCGAGAACTGGGTTCTGGCACATATGGAACTGTGTACCATGGAAAATGGAGGGGCACAGATGTAGCCATTAAGCGGATAAAGAATAGTTACTTTACTGGTCAATCATCACAAACAGACAAAATG ATATTAGGTTTTTGGCGTGAAGTGGGTATCCTATCAAAGCTTCATCATCCAAATGTTGTAGCCTTTTATGGAATTGTAAAGTATGAACCAGGAGGAACATTGGCAACTGTGACAGAATTTATGCCTCATGGCTCTCTCAAGCATGTTTTACGACGCAAAGACAA GTATCTTGATTTCCGTAAGCGGTTATTAATCGCAATGGATGCAGCTATTGGTATGGAATATCTGCATTCAAAGAATATTGTACATTTTGATCTGAAATGTGATAACTTGCTTGTAAACCTCAAGGACCAGTCCAGACCTATTTGTAAG GTCTGTGATTTTGGCTTGTCAAAAATGAAACTACACACCATGGTTTCTGGTGGTGTGAGGGGAACACTTCCATGGATGGCCCCAGAATTGCTCTATACCAGTGGCAACAAGGTGTCTGAAAAG ATTGATGTATATTCCTTCGGCATTGTCATGTGGGAGATTCTCACTGGTGAGGAGCCTTACGCAGATATGCACTATGGAGAGGTTATAG GAGGTCTTCTACATAATACATTGAGGCCTCCTGTGCCAGTTTCATGCAACAAAGACTGGAGAAATCTAATGGAACTATGCTGGGCAGCCGATCCTGAGCAACGACCAACGTTCACCCAAATCGCCAGCTGCCTATACTCCATGTATAAAGCCAGTCAAACTAGGGCATCCAGTTGA
- the LOC103987108 gene encoding polyadenylate-binding protein-interacting protein 3: MNSQQGRPSANGYNHRRVDTVTGSRMDSKMQSRKSAFPSFGSSNGIKAGRVTSPSRDRLTYVLTCLVGHRVEVHVKNGSIISGIFHATNADKDFEIVLKMAQVVNDGSVREQKSVHDTIKTPQPMIIPARELVQVLAKDVSLSSDEFTSGHAREKRKDLMIDSVISHSHHMEMERQLAPWMPDEDDPDCPELDNIFDGTLDRNWDQFETNETLFGVKSTFNEELYTTKLERGPQMKELERAASRIAREIEGEETHDFHLAEERGFYSHDDFGLDEESKYSAVRREANDSGFREKKKSGNEAQASYVETQATSSSVDEEMDLHFLADKDLGLSSVNHNTELMSNSISWSSPSLDVDIRLDANQIKDQVGKECMAIQESQASDDKHLSTESEGLSLSATLSDPSSCNQGNIITEPSDSPVLGKLPAASKPIDPPIRLGGSAEHACADSALSHPCLSPSSSCGSLSSDKSTLNPNAKEFKLNPNAKSFTPLSSMRLHTAVSDGSIYYPSNATAVPHMHGLPIGVGVGPSFGHQPVLYNPQAAPMQSSQAYVHPSGPMYGQQMIVGQPPQFYYVQSYPPEMPQKGRKF, translated from the exons ATGAATTCGCAACAAGGCAGGCCATCtgccaatggatataaccatcgtAGAGTTGATACAGTGACAGGTTCAAGGATGGACAGTAAGATGCAATCAAGAAAGTCAGCCTTCCCTAGTTTTG GCTCATCAAATGGGATCAAGGCAGGAAGGGTTACTAGCCCATCACGGGATCGACTAACATATGTTTTGACATGTCTTGTTGGTCATCGCGTGGAAGTTCATGTGAAAAATGGTTCTATAATCTCGGGGATCTTTCATGCAACAAATGCTGATAAAGATTTTG AAATTGTTTTGAAAATGGCTCAAGTCGTTAATGATGGTTCAGTCAGAGAGCAGAAGTCTGTCCATGATACTATCAAAACACCTCAGCCAATGATCATACCTGCACGAGAACTTGTCCAAGTTCTTGCAAAG GATGTGTCACTAAGTAGTGATGAATTTACCAGTGGGCATGCACGTGAGAAGAGAAAAGACCTCATGATAGATTCTGTTATTTCTCATTCTCATCATATGGAGATGGAGAGACAGCTGGCACCATGGATGCCTGATGAAGATGATCCTGATTGTCCTGAACTGGACAATATATTTGATGGAACATTGGATAG GAACTGGGATCAGTTTGAAACAAATGAGACTTTGTTTGGAGTTAAGAGTACCTTTAATGAGGAACTATATACTACTAAGCTTGAAAGAGGTCCCCAAATGAAAGAGCTTGAAAGAGCAGCTTCAAGAATAGCTAGAGAAATAGAGGGAGAGGAAACCCATGATTTTCATCTAGCTGAg GAAAGAGGCTTTTATTCACATGATGATTTTGGCCTTGACGAGGAGAGCAAATATTCAGCTGTACGTAGGGAAGCCAATGATAGTGgatttagagaaaaaaagaaaagtggTAATGAAGCACAGGCATCATACGTTGAAACTCAAGCTACCAGTTCATCAGTG GATGAGGAGATGGATTTGCACTTTCTTGCTGATAAGGATTTAGGTCTCTCTTCTGTTAATCATAATACTGAGCTAATGTCCAATTCTATTTCATGGAGTTCCCCATCCTTGGATGTTGATATCAG GCTGGATGCAAACCAGATTAAAGATCAAGTTGGCAAGGAGTGTATG GCTATTCAGGAGTCTCAAGCATCAGATG ATAAGCATCTATCAACAGAATCAGAGGGGTTATCTTTAAGTGCCACTTTGTCTGATCCTTCATCTTGCAATCAAGGAAATATAATTACTGAACCTTCAGATTCTCCGGTACTTGGCAAATTACCTGCTGCTTCCAAACCTATTGATCCGCCTATACGACTTGGTGGTTCTGCGGAACATGCATGTGCTGACTCAGCATTAAGTCATCCTTGTTTATCACCGAGCTCTTCTTGTGGATCATTATCTTCAGATAAATCAACACTTAACCCAAATGCTAAG GAATTTAAGCTCAATCCGAATGCTAAGAGTTTTACCCCATTATCTTCTATGAGGCTGCATACAGCAGTATCTGATGGATCAATTTATTACCCTAGTAATGCAACTGCTGTTCCACATATGCATGGTCTGCCTATAGGTGTGGGG GTTGGTCCATCATTTGGCCATCAGCCTGTTCTTTACAATCCTCAGGCTGCACCAATGCAATCATCCCAGGCATATGTCCACCCTAGTGGACCAATG TATGGACAGCAGATGATTGTTGGGCAGCCTCCACAATTTTATTATGTGCAGAGCTATCCACCC GAAATGCCACAGAAAGGCAGAAAATTCTAG
- the LOC135641626 gene encoding uncharacterized protein LOC135641626, whose translation MASASAVTMAMPGVGRSRPLAGSDAFFQPLMLPVRPTPAAAGRWRPSSQRKVRASSAKEKAMSGLAAAALAAALVIPDVAEAAQPGVSPSLKNFLLSIVAGGVVLVVIVGAVVAVANFDPVKRS comes from the coding sequence ATGGCATCGGCTTCCGCTGTCACCATGGCGATGCCGGGCGTCGGCCGCAGCCGGCCCCTCGCCGGCTCGGATGCGTTCTTCCAGCCGCTCATGCTGCCTGTTCGGCCTACTCCCGCGGCAGCGGGACGATGGCGGCCGAGCAGCCAGCGCAAGGTCCGGGCGTCGTCCGCGAAGGAGAAGGCAATGAGCGGGCTCGCGGCGGCAGCATTGGCAGCGGCGTTGGTGATCCCGGACGTGGCGGAGGCGGCGCAACCGGGAGTCTCGCCGTCGCTCAAGAACTTCCTCCTCAGCATCGTCGCGGGCGGCGTCGTGCTCGTCGTGATCGTCGGGGCCGTCGTCGCCGTCGCCAACTTCGACCCTGTGAAGCGGAGCTGA
- the LOC135641625 gene encoding large ribosomal subunit protein uL15x-like: MTTRFKKNRKKRGHVSAGHGRIGKHRKHPGGRGNAGGMHHHRILFDKYHPGYFGKVGMRYFHRLRNKFHCPALNVDRLWSLVPDAVKDAAAKDAAAAPLIDVTQFGYFKVLGKGMLPPGRSVVVKAKLISKIAEKKIKAAGGAVVLTA; this comes from the coding sequence ATGACGACCCGCTTCAAGAAGAACCGGAAGAAGAGGGGGCACGTGAGCGCCGGACACGGACGCATCGGGAAGCACCGGAAGCACCCCGGTGGCCGCGGCAACGCCGGAGGCATGCACCACCACCGCATCCTGTTCGACAAGTACCACCCTGGTTACTTCGGAAAGGTCGGTATGCGCTACTTCCACCGCCTACGCAACAAGTTCCACTGCCCCGCCCTCAACGTCGACCGCCTCTGGTCCCTCGTCCCCGACGCCGTCAAGGACGCTGCCGCTAAggacgccgccgccgccccccTCATCGACGTAACCCAGTTCGGATACTTCAAGGTCCTCGGCAAGGGGATGCTGCCCCCGGGCCGCTCCGTCGTCGTGAAGGCCAAGCTCATCTCCAAGATCGCAGAGAAGAAGATAAAGGCCGCAGGCGGCGCCGTCGTGCTCACCGCTTGA